The following are from one region of the Borreliella mayonii genome:
- a CDS encoding transposase → MRKKYSTYLDRHYWKPYFWSRSYCLISTGGTSIDIIKKYIQNQNKSIY, encoded by the coding sequence ATACGAAAAAAATATTCTACTTATTTAGATAGGCATTACTGGAAACCTTATTTTTGGTCTAGAAGTTATTGCCTTATCTCTACTGGAGGAACTTCTATTGATATCATCAAAAAGTATATTCAAAATCAAAACAAATCTATTTATTAG
- a CDS encoding tyrosine-type recombinase/integrase — protein MKINDFLDFKKEITEIVLEVVKDYHKAGKENKIKKSTKNKQENSKTPAKLYLNPKINQLIIKCVKTLKQIDPISGWFVHLLVISGCRGAELQKVKMQDITTFLSKTGKTLYNIKVNVAKKKFTTCTREFIITEKEFTAIQKVHETYFKKKNLNTSRTYFFQKTKHRFKDNRISIDHIAKKFKKLLRKWGFETRKSLHLCRNIFIFNLKSSGYNSFQIKELMKYSSTYEIDNIYGLSHASKIQAYECIKNSIAL, from the coding sequence ATGAAAATTAATGATTTTTTAGATTTTAAAAAAGAAATTACAGAAATAGTGCTTGAAGTAGTCAAGGATTATCATAAAGCAGGAAAAGAAAATAAAATAAAAAAATCAACCAAAAATAAACAAGAAAATTCTAAAACCCCTGCTAAGTTGTACTTAAATCCAAAAATTAATCAATTAATTATAAAATGTGTCAAAACCCTAAAACAAATTGACCCTATATCTGGATGGTTTGTACATCTACTGGTAATAAGTGGGTGTAGGGGCGCCGAACTGCAAAAAGTAAAAATGCAAGATATTACAACTTTTTTAAGCAAAACCGGAAAAACTTTATACAACATAAAAGTAAATGTGGCCAAAAAAAAATTTACTACTTGTACTAGAGAATTTATTATAACCGAAAAAGAATTTACTGCTATTCAAAAAGTACACGAAACTTACTTCAAAAAGAAAAATCTTAATACTAGCCGCACTTATTTTTTTCAAAAAACCAAACATAGGTTTAAAGATAATCGAATTAGCATTGACCATATTGCTAAAAAATTCAAAAAGTTACTTAGAAAATGGGGGTTTGAGACACGTAAATCACTTCATTTGTGTAGAAATATATTTATTTTCAATTTAAAATCTAGTGGCTACAACTCTTTTCAAATTAAAGAACTTATGAAATATTCTTCAACATATGAAATTGATAATATTTATGGACTATCTCACGCAAGTAAAATTCAAGCGTATGAGTGCATAAAAAATAGTATTGCCTTATAG